The Salinirubellus salinus genome segment ACCACACCGTGTTCTGGCCGGCGATGCTCCACGCCGCGGGCTACACCGAACCGCGGGCCGTGGCCGCGACGGGGTTCATCACCATCGACGGGAAGGGGCTCTCGACCTCCCGGAACCGTGCCATCTGGGCGCGCGAGTACCTCGACGAGGGGTTCCACCCCGACCTCCTGCGGTTCTACCTCACCACGAACGGCGGCCTCCAGCAGGACGTCGACTTCTCGTGGTCGAAGTTCCAGGAGCGCGTCAACAACGAACTCGTGGGCACGCTCGGGAACTTCCTCTACCGCTCGCTCCTGTTCGCCCAGCGCGAGTACGGCGGGACGCCGGACGTCGACGTCTCGGCCCGCGTGGAGGAACGCATCGAGGCGGCCGTCGCCGACTTCCGCGCCGGTGTCAACGACTACTCCGTCCGGCAGGTCGGGAACAGCGCGGTCGCACTCGCCCGCTTCGGGAACGAGTACATCCAGAACCAGGAGCCGTGGAACCTCACCGACGAGGACCCGGAGCAGGCCGCACAGGTCATCCGCGACTGCGTCCAGCTCGCCAAGGCCGTCGTCGTCCTGTTCGAACCCATCGCGCCCGGGAAGGCCGAGGAGCTGTGGGCCGTCTTCGGCGGCGACGACCGACCCGTGCGGGACGTGACGCTCGACGCCGCGCTCGAGGCGCCCGCGGCCGAGTTCGAGGCGCCCACCGAGCCGTTCGAGAAGGTCGAGGACGACCGCGTCGAGGAACTCACCGAGAAACTCGAGGCGCGTATCGAGGAGGCAACGAGCGACGAGGACGACGCGGACGAAAGCGAAACCGACGAGGGGGAGGCCCCCGAGGCCGGTGACATGGAACCCCTGCTGGAAGAGCGCATCTCGTTCGACGAGTTCCAGGAACTGGACCTCCGCGTGGGTCGCATCGAGTCGGCCGAACCCATCGAGGGCGCGGACAAACTGCTGAAACTGACGGTCGACATCGGCCACGAGGTCCGCCAGATCGTCGCCGGCCTCCGACAGCTCCACGACCACGAGGAGCTACCGGGGACGAAGGTGGTCGTCGTCGCCAACCTCGAGAAGGCCGAACTGTTCGGCACGGAGTCGAACGGGATGGTCCTCGCGGCTGGCGAGGACGCCGACCTGCTGACGACGCACGGCGACAGCGAGCCGGGCACGAAGGTCCGGTAGGCGCTGGCGACACCTCCACTCTCAGCCCGGCTGGTGACTCACTCTACGCGTCGAGCCAGACGTCACGAGCGATACCACTCGGCGGTCGAGCGGACTGGGGATGGGGTCCGGTCCGGCCCCGGACTCAGAGGAAGCCGAACGTCTTGCCGAGCCAGACGGCGAACTTCGCGGCCTCGACCTCGACGGTCTTGGTGACGGTCAGGCCGCTCACCTTGATGTTGCCGGCCTCGTACTGTTCGTTGAACTCTGCGGCCGGGTCCTCGGCCTCGACGATGGCGTCGAACGTCGACTCGCTCGTCCGGATGCGGATCGAAGGGTCGTCCGCACTCGTCGTGCCGTAGTCCGTTATCTCGCCGTCGTCGTCGGTGACGAAGCGGTAGGCCTCGCCGGTGTCCTTCTTCGCCACGGTGTCGCCCGAGCCGATGCGGACCTCGAGGGTCTCACCCGAGAACCGGTTGCGGGCGATGCTGGGCGCCTCGTCGACGTTGTCGTTGTACAGCGCCACCAGACTGTCGAGGTTCACCGTGTTCTCGCTGCTCTCGCCGTCCTGCGCGAGCGCCCCACCCGGCACGGCCGAGACGAGGAGCGCGAGCGCCATCCCCACTAGCAGGATTCGCTTCGCGGAAACTGTCATCTGGGCGTATCTCGTGTGGTAGCGAGTATATCTCTTGTGGCGGACTCTCCCGTCGAGTCGAACGAGCGGGCGGAAACGGTTTGTGTGCGCCGGCGCTACCTGTGGTATGGAACGAGACGACTCCTCGACGGCGGGCTCGGCCTCCGACGAACGGGCCGAGGAGGCCGACGGGTGGCAGTTCGGCGACCGGGACACGACGCCCGTGGAGACCGACTCCGCTTCCCCCTCCGATTCCGGCTTCGACGCCGAACCGGAGGCCGAGCGGCGCGGTTCGGTCGCCGGTGGCACCGACCGCCGACTCCCGGTCGAACCCGAACCCGTGAGCCTCGAGAGCGCGGTGTTCGTCCTCCTCGGCGTCGTCGTGACGCTGGCCGTCTTCGCCCAGTTCGTCGTCGGCTGAGACCGAACCGTTACGGTGGGTCGCCGCCTACTGGGCGGTATGGTCGACGTACCGGGACTGGGGTTACCGCTCTCACTCGTGCTGTTGCTCGCGGGGACGGGACTCATCGT includes the following:
- the metG gene encoding methionine--tRNA ligase translates to MSHDEFPTDRPAVVTCGLPYANGDLHVGHLRGYVGADTLNRALRKVGQQTAYVCGSDMHGTPIAVNAAKEGVSPEEFALSYHEQYEETFPRFNVEFDNYGHTHDETNTETTTSIVRALEDSGYVYEKEIMVGYDPEADQYLPDRYVEGTCPYCGEKARGDECDEGCGRHLEPGEVEDPVSVLTGNPAEYREREHRFFRVSELQTYLQGFIDRLEGTSNARNQPREWIEGELRDWCITRDMDWGIDYPGDEQDDLVLYVWVDAPIEYISSTKQYSERVGADEYDWAEVWRPPEDERSTPDSAGGGGEVVHVIGRDIIQHHTVFWPAMLHAAGYTEPRAVAATGFITIDGKGLSTSRNRAIWAREYLDEGFHPDLLRFYLTTNGGLQQDVDFSWSKFQERVNNELVGTLGNFLYRSLLFAQREYGGTPDVDVSARVEERIEAAVADFRAGVNDYSVRQVGNSAVALARFGNEYIQNQEPWNLTDEDPEQAAQVIRDCVQLAKAVVVLFEPIAPGKAEELWAVFGGDDRPVRDVTLDAALEAPAAEFEAPTEPFEKVEDDRVEELTEKLEARIEEATSDEDDADESETDEGEAPEAGDMEPLLEERISFDEFQELDLRVGRIESAEPIEGADKLLKLTVDIGHEVRQIVAGLRQLHDHEELPGTKVVVVANLEKAELFGTESNGMVLAAGEDADLLTTHGDSEPGTKVR
- a CDS encoding DUF7312 domain-containing protein translates to MERDDSSTAGSASDERAEEADGWQFGDRDTTPVETDSASPSDSGFDAEPEAERRGSVAGGTDRRLPVEPEPVSLESAVFVLLGVVVTLAVFAQFVVG